A portion of the Stella humosa genome contains these proteins:
- a CDS encoding glycosyltransferase, producing the protein MVPSAKVIVHQEIAPALSDAMPTCGTPPAIAILCHGGGGGSTHAAMNLAAALDRRGRRVVLATLGRPLWPVPAGLDHIVIGRGGGGGTGRLDTGWDEAALDGMARAVARLCRRTAIDILHYHYALPFAAVAARVQGWLGADAPALVATLHGSDVTAIARNPGLGRPLAAAAAVSTVSLPYARMLAAATGMPEPAVVPNFLPAAPAARPRPPVRRLVPTIIHVSSFRPVKDTRAVARIFLAIRRQVRCRLVLVGDGPDRRGMRQLLRARAGDVSLSGFRRDVAALLRAADLMLLASRAESFGLAALEAMAAGVPVVAPRVGGLPAVVGDGVGGRLFHPGRHADATARAVALLLAPIHRRRMADRARRRAATFSEERAIAGYDRLYALALARTPAVAG; encoded by the coding sequence ATGGTCCCTTCGGCCAAGGTCATCGTCCACCAGGAGATCGCACCAGCCTTGTCCGACGCGATGCCGACATGCGGAACGCCGCCGGCCATCGCCATCCTCTGCCATGGCGGCGGGGGCGGCAGCACGCATGCGGCGATGAACCTGGCGGCCGCGCTCGACCGGCGCGGCCGGCGCGTCGTCCTGGCGACGCTGGGCCGTCCGCTCTGGCCGGTGCCGGCCGGGCTGGACCACATCGTGATCGGGCGGGGCGGAGGGGGCGGCACAGGCCGCCTCGACACCGGGTGGGACGAAGCGGCATTGGACGGGATGGCCCGCGCGGTCGCCCGGCTGTGCCGGCGCACCGCCATCGACATCCTGCACTATCACTATGCCCTGCCGTTCGCGGCGGTTGCCGCGCGGGTGCAGGGGTGGCTCGGCGCCGACGCACCGGCCCTGGTGGCGACCCTGCATGGCAGCGACGTGACGGCCATCGCCCGCAACCCCGGCCTAGGCAGGCCGCTGGCCGCCGCCGCCGCGGTCTCGACCGTTTCCCTGCCCTACGCCCGGATGCTGGCAGCCGCCACCGGCATGCCGGAACCCGCCGTCGTGCCCAACTTCCTGCCGGCGGCCCCGGCAGCCCGGCCGCGACCGCCGGTCCGGCGGCTGGTACCGACGATCATCCATGTGTCCAGCTTCCGCCCGGTCAAGGACACCCGCGCCGTCGCCCGCATCTTCCTGGCGATCCGCCGGCAGGTCCGCTGCCGGCTGGTTCTGGTCGGCGACGGCCCGGATCGCCGCGGCATGCGGCAGTTGCTGCGCGCCCGCGCCGGCGATGTCTCCCTGTCCGGCTTCCGCCGCGACGTGGCGGCGCTGCTGAGGGCGGCCGACCTGATGCTGCTCGCCAGCCGGGCCGAGAGCTTCGGCCTGGCGGCGCTGGAGGCGATGGCGGCTGGCGTGCCGGTCGTCGCCCCGCGCGTCGGTGGCCTGCCGGCGGTCGTCGGCGACGGGGTCGGCGGTCGCCTCTTCCATCCCGGCCGCCATGCGGACGCCACCGCCCGGGCGGTGGCGCTGCTGCTGGCGCCGATCCACCGCCGCCGCATGGCCGACCGCGCCCGCCGCCGCGCGGCAACGTTTTCCGAGGAGCGCGCCATCGCGGGCTACGACCGGCTCTATGCGCTGGCACTGGCGCGGACCCCGGCAGTCGCCGGGTGA